In the genome of Zootoca vivipara chromosome 6, rZooViv1.1, whole genome shotgun sequence, the window CAAAAACGCTCCGCGCCCGAGTTGGCGGGCGAGAGAAACTTTCTCGGCTCCTATCCGGGCGCAGGTTTTGGTGCAAGTAGCACTGGAGAAACCTAAGGGAGAGAGCGGGGCACCTCCATCCCCTCGAGGCGCATTTTATTAAGAGATTTGGCGAGGGAGATAATCTGTCTGATGTTCGGATGTCTTGGAGCGCTTTCAGGGAGGAAGCCCCGTTTGAGTCAGTACATATagagcttactcctgagtaggcaCCAATAAGGATTGAGGTGTTAACGTGGGAGGGAGAGGGCGGCCACTTAGGCATGGCGTGGTGAGGGGGGGAGATTTGCATGAAATCATCACTTGCTAATATCAGATGTGTTATCAGATGCAAATTTAAAATGATTACAATACAGTACTATGATTTTAAAAGGCATGCCAGAGCTCTCACCCAAGTAGGGAAAGGGAGTTTTTCTGCGCCTGCTCAAGCCACTGACTGTTGATAGGCAGCTGTTTTATAGGCATATAAAACGCTGTCCTAACTGCCCCTTCTACTGTTTTATAGGCAACGTTATATAGGCTATCGTCCAAACACCCAGTCTTTCATTTCTGGGCTATAGAAAAACATTATACTGCGAATGAAGAATACAGACAAAttgatcctccctttcttccctggaAATGAGATTAAGAACACAACAGTGCAGTCCTACTTAGAAGTTGAATCCCGTAGGACTTACTCCTACCGTAGATGGGTGTATAGCCTAAATATGGAAAGGTCCTCTAATAAGCAAGAACTCTCTCATTAGTGAGCTAACTGGTTACAGGTGCTCCGATGACCAGGTGTGGGGGAACTTTGGCTTGCTGGATGTtacggaactacaactcccatcagccccagaaaacatgcttagtggttagggatgatgggagttgtaattcatcAACAtgtagagggccaaaggttccccttaACCTTCAGAATACTATAAAATCCAGGCAGTCTTCATGttcaggatgctgggaattgtagctccataagggacaagctacaattcccaggattctttacagaaagtaatgtgctttaaatgtgtgggtgTGATCTTTATCTGGATTCCAGTATTTCTTGGTGGTGTTTAACTGTAAGTAAACTACTGGATTAAGAAAGTAGTGTGGTTATTTATAGTGATCAAATTTAGTACTTGGCTGTTTAGAATGTTGGCTTTTTCTTTGGGGTAGTCACTCACTCCTCATCTCCCGGTGTGTAAATGCAGAAAGTATTTGTTATACTGTGATCCTAGGTATCTTTACTTATAAGTAAATtatgttgagttcaatgggacttactgtcAGATAAGTTTATAATCTTAAAATGACAAGCCCGTGCACTGATCCTATCAACTAGTGTGCAGTTACCTAAGAGTAAACCCTAGTGCTTATTTCTAAAAGAACACATATACATAGGATTTGGTGGCCATGTAACTTCAACTAAATTCCTGTTAAAAAGAATAATACACAACATTTGTGTTTAGTTTGGCATATTGGTCTAACTTTTGATTTGTTTTCACCTTTTTTGGGGTGGACTTTTAAAAATATCTGTTGAAATTATGGTGTAAACTTGAAACATATGCTACTTATGAAATATTTGTACAGTGTCCTCATCAAAAGACTGGTCCCTTAAAATATGTTTGGTGTTGATAGTTTGGAAGGAATTTGTGTTCTATAAGTTTTGCAACAAAGTGGATTTGGACTTTATAATGAGTAAGACCTCTTTGTTTTGCCCACTACCACCATTTTTGTTGCTCTTGAACTATTTTAAATTAGAAATGAAACCCAACATGCTGTTATTGCCCTCTAGGGAGAAGGATGGCAACTGAGGGACCTCTCGAGGAACTTATTGATGCAATGACTTGTCCTATCTGCCTGGGATATTTCAAAGATCCTGTGATGTTGGACTGTGGCCATAATTTCTGCAAAGCTTGCATTGTCCAGTCCTGGCCTGAATCTGAGGGAGCCTCTGCTTGCCCTGAGTGCAGGAGACTCTTTCAACCAATGGACAGCAGGCCAAACTGGCAACTGGCAAAAGTGGTCCACCTTGTCAAGCTGTGGGTGGAGAGACGCCCagaaaggagaagggaggtgTGTAAAAGGCATCGGAAGCCCCTGAAGTTCTTTTGTAAGGATGATGAAGCCCCCCTCTGTATGGTGTGTAAACGGAGCAAGGTGCACAGCGGTCATAAGGTAGCCCTGTTGGAGGAGGTTGGCCGAGAGCTCAAGGTAAGCAAGGCAAACatgggaatctgccttatactgaggctgTTTGGGGGAAAGACcacagcttagtggtagagcatctgctttgcaggcagaaggtctgaGGTTCAGTCTCCAGATAGAACTCAGTCTATATccctagacagctgctgccagtctgagctagatggatcaatggcctgactccTTATAAGGCAGTGTCCTGTGTCCATGTGGCTCAgaactctacactgactggcagcagctctccagggtttcagatggagaacactcccagccctacctgcagatgcctgTAACTTAACCAAggacatgcaaaacagatgctctgctccTGAGCTCTGACCTTCAttggtggaatttgctgccacccTATAAAGATGTGCAGGTGGCCTCGGGTTGTTTTAactagggggtgggggagggggtagagGTTGGACAAACAAATCAAGTAAAGGGGAAATCTCCCAGATAAAGCAAAAAACATCATCATtatttgttggtgttgttgttcaGGAGAAAACCAAAGCCCAGCTGAAGGctatggaggaagagaggaagaaccTTGAGGGCTGCAAAATTACTCAAGAGCTGGGAAGATCAGAATGGCTGGTAAATGTTTTGATTTATAGAGCTTGCAAAACCTTGGCACTcctctctcctattttccagccCCAGGCAGCAACAGCACTGCAACGCCCcacttccacttgggaagaggcaTTTCTTCCTCCCAAGACTTCCTTCCACTTGGTGCTCCCTGTTGCTTTGCTTCCCCTTTACTCCTGAAGCAGACTGAAAACAATTACGAAAACCCCACTGCTATGTGGTCTTAACTTTATAGGCTAAACCTGTCATGTTCGGTATTAAGTGGTTGAAACAAATGACCCCACCCCAGAAAATCTGCGGTAaggaaagttacaggatttcagcagggagctgcaggatatgcactgattggaaatgaagctgtgccaaccctgaaacttttgcaggcacaaacagtattcaTACGTAATAGGATCCTGTATAATCGCCCTGACACCTGCAATCACAAATTCATGATATAAAGGTTTTATGGAGGCGGGGCCCTAAGTTAATTGCTGCCCTTCTCCTGATAAGAGgcttggaggggaaaaaagggggtAAGTAAGGTAATTTCCTGGCACTGATCAAGGAAGTGTCTGGGAAGAGGAAACCACATTGCAGGTCTCTGCAAAAAGCATAGCCCATCTGGTCACTCCTACTAGTGAATGCAGACAGAAATGAAGCAGCCCATGGACATTGTGAAATGAAAGGGAAGCACTGGTGTGCTCCGGGGACCCCTGAGTTGCTGAATCTTATATATTTAAAAGGCAGGAGCAAAGACATCCCCAATAGCCAAGTGAGCCTTCTGTGGTAGCCACAGAATGCTGCGTgacagccagggccggctctaaggcaaggctgggtggcacagggcgccgtgctgccagggggggcgctgcgcggctgcGCCTGCTGCAGtgacgctgcgcccacccgcccgccagcCGCGGTGGGAAATGTGGCGGGGGGGCGCCAAAgcaatcttcgcaccacggcgccagggcgcctgatatgcttaagacggccctggtgacaGCTGAAATACAGAAAATGGGAGGCAGGGGAGAGTTGGATGTCCTTCCATTTGCACAGGGAGATGGCACTATCAATAgatcttgtgctgtccagctcTGGGATTATGTCTCTTTTACTGGAGCTGTGGGagttaaatatatacagtggtactttgggtaatccattccggaagtccatcccaaaaccaaagtgttccaaaaccaaggcgcactttcccttagaaagtaatgcaaaacggattaatccgttccagacttttaaaaacaacccctaaaacagcaatttaacatgaattttactatctaatgagaccattgatccataaaatgaaagcaataatcaatgtaaggtaaaggtaaagggacccctgaccattaggtccagccgcggacgactctggggttgtggcactcatctcgctttactggccgagggagccggcaaacagcttctgggtcatgtggccagcatgactaagccgcttctggcgaaccagagcagtgcacagaaatgccgtttaccttcccgcctgaccagtacctatttatctacttgcactttgtgcttttgaactgctagttggcaggagctgggattcgaactgccgaccgtctgatcagcaagccctaggctctgtggtttaacccacagcgccaactataaaataaaaaagacagtattgtagattataaaaattaaaattaatttttttcttaagttttaagaaaaaactgcttcttttcccttatggggtacccaagagcccatttCCCCCCTACCAATAGAAAACCTACATAAGGTtacccttacctgcactgatgatagtcatagtttggatggggggggggcttttatccatttccgtaatcaatcaatcaatcaatcaatcaatcaatcagtagctgaactggattccacacagtaacaaaaacaaattaaccaaaaaagcctcaaaaacaaaaacgcaaaataaatagcaaaaacaaaagtgccaaacttaatcagttcctgAAGtcggtttgacttccaaaatgtttggaaaccaaggcgcagcttctgctTGGTGCAGGTGgaccggaaacaatagccaactaCATTCTCTTTGTCCTTGACTTGCCTCTACCTGAAGGGAGTATTTTCTGCTCTCTGCAAAGCTTCCTGACCAAAT includes:
- the LOC118087014 gene encoding zinc finger protein RFP-like — protein: MATEGPLEELIDAMTCPICLGYFKDPVMLDCGHNFCKACIVQSWPESEGASACPECRRLFQPMDSRPNWQLAKVVHLVKLWVERRPERRREVCKRHRKPLKFFCKDDEAPLCMVCKRSKVHSGHKVALLEEVGRELKEKTKAQLKAMEEERKNLEGCKITQELGRSEWLKI